The following proteins come from a genomic window of Bos mutus isolate GX-2022 chromosome 23, NWIPB_WYAK_1.1, whole genome shotgun sequence:
- the LOC102279549 gene encoding olfactory receptor 2H1-like, whose translation MVNHSFPVDFLLLGFSEHPGLERILFMVVSISYLLTLVGNTLIILLSMLDPRLHSPMYFFLSNLSFLDLCFTTSCVPQMLVHLWGPRKTISFLGCSVQLFIFLFLGTTECVLLTVMAFDRYVAVCQPLHYATIIHPRLCWQLAAMAWVMGLVQSVVQTPPTLRLPFCPHRQIDDFVCEVPSLIQLSCGDTTYNEIQLAVSSFIFLVMPLTLILISYGSIAWAVLRINSAIAWRKALGTCSSHLIVITLFYSLVIAVYLQPKNPYAQKRGKFFGLFYAVGTPLLNPLIYSLRNKEVKGALRRLLGKDKDSREN comes from the coding sequence ATGGTCAACCACAGCTTCCCAGTGGACTTCCTCCTTCTGGGCTTCTCTGAACACCCAGGGCTTGAAAGAATCCTCTTCATGGTTGTCTCAATCTCTTACCTCCTGACTCTGGTGGGCAACACACTCATCATCCTGCTGTCCATGCTGGACCCCAGGCTCCACTCCCCGATGTACTTTTTCCTCTCCAACCTCTCCTTCCTGGACCTCTGCTTCACCACAAGCTGTGTCCCGCAGATGCTGGTCCACCTCTGGGGCCCAAGGAAGACCATCAGCTTCCTTGGCTGCTCTGTCCAGCTCTTCATCTTCCTGTTCCTGGGGACCACGGAGTGTGTCCTCCTGACCGTGATGGCCTTTGACCGTTATGTGGCTGTCTGCCAGCCCCTCCACTATGCCACCATCATCCACCCCCGCCTGTGCTGGCAGCTGGCGGCCATGGCCTGGGTAATGGGTCTGGTCCAATCGGTAGTCCAGACACCACCGACCCTCCGCCTGCCCTTCTGCCCACATCGGCAGATAGATGACTTTGTGTGTGAGGTCCCTTCTCTAATTCAACTGTCCTGTGGAGACACCACCTACAATGAAATCCAGTTAGCTGTGTCCAGTTTCATCTTCTTGGTCATGCCACTTACCCTCATCCTTATCTCTTACGGTTCCATTGCCTGGGCAGTGCTGAGGATTAACTCGGCCATAGCATGGAGGAAGGCTCTGGGGACCTGCTCTTCCCATCTCATTGTGATCACCTTATTCTACAGTTTAGTCATTGCTGTCTACCTCCAGCCCAAAAATCCTTATGCCCAGAAGAGAGGCAAGTTCTTTGGTCTCTTCTATGCAGTGGGCACTCCTTTACTTAATCCCCTCATATACAGCCTGAGGAACAAGGAGGTAAAGGGGGCGCTCAGGAGGTTGCTGGGGAAAGACAAGGACTCCAGGGAGAACTAA
- the UBD gene encoding ubiquitin D encodes MATVVDVTVHSEKWKPMTFPAHPGDRVNKIKEHVRSKTRVPVQDQVLQLGSKTLKPQRALSSYGIDKETTIHLTLKVVKPSDEELPLVLVEPGEGGQRHELQVRRSSLVTQVKEMIKMKTAIPPKNQIVNCNGKKLEDGKIMGDYGIKKGHLLFLTYPCIGG; translated from the exons ATGGCCACTGTGGTCGAT GTGACTGTCCATTCTGAGAAATGGAAACCGATGACCTTCCCTGCCCATCCGGGAGACAGAGTGAATAAGATCAAGGAACATGTGCGCTCTAAGACCAGGGTTCCCGTGCAGGACCAGGTCCTGCAGCTGGGCTCAAAGACCCTAAAGCCGCAGAGAGCTCTGTCATCGTATGGCATCGACAAGGAGACGACCATCCACCTCACCCTGAAGGTGGTGAAGCCCAGTGATGAGGAGCTGCCCTTGGTTttggtggagcctggtgagggGGGGCAGAGGCATGAGCTCCAGGTGCGAAGGTCCAGCTTAGTGACCCAGGTGAAGGAGATGATCAAGATGAAGACCGCTATACCCCCTAAGAATCAGATTGTGAACTGCAATGGAAAGAAACTGGAAGATGGGAAGATCATGGGAGATTATGGCATCAAAAAGGGCCATTTACTCTTCCTGACATATCCCTGCATTGGCGGATGA
- the LOC102280387 gene encoding LOW QUALITY PROTEIN: putative olfactory receptor 2I1 (The sequence of the model RefSeq protein was modified relative to this genomic sequence to represent the inferred CDS: inserted 1 base in 1 codon), whose product MWTHRPVYRPSKPASFPLQGNHSTEERFLLLGFSDWPSLQPVLFVLVLLCYLLTLMGNSALVLLAVREPRLHTPMYYFLCHLALVDTGFTTSVVPPLLANLRGRALRLERGGCLAQLCASLALGSAECVLLAVMALDRAAAVCSPLRYAGLASPRLCHTLAAAAWLGGLTNSAAQTALLAARPLCAPGRVDHFICELPALLQLACDGGGQDSTERQMFAARVCILLVPSAVILASYGGVARAVWGMRTRGSRRKAVGTCGSHLTAVCLFYGSAIYTYLQPTHNYNQXAGKFISLFYTVVTPALNPLIYTLRNKEVKGAARRLLGAVGRGQDAQ is encoded by the exons ATGT GGACACATCGCCCTGTGTATCGTCCTTCCAAACCTGCGAGTTTCCCTCTTCAGGGCAACCACAGCACAGAGGAGCGCTTCCTCCTGCTGGGCTTCTCCGACTGGCCCTCCCTGCAGCCTGTCCTCTTCGTCCTCGTCCTCCTCTGCTACCTCCTGACTCTGATGGGCAACTCGGCGCTGGTGCTGCTGGCGGTGCGCGAGCCGCGACTACACACGCCCATGTACTACTTCCTCTGCCACCTGGCCCTGGTGGATACGGGCTTCACCACGAGCGTGGTGCCACCCCTGCTGGCCAACCTGCGCGGCCGGGCCCTGAGGCTGGAACGCGGCGGCTGCCTGGCGCAGCTGTGCGCATCGCTGGCGCTGGGCTCGGCCGAGTGCGTCCTCCTGGCGGTGATGGCTCTGGACCGCGCAGCCGCCGTATGCAGTCCGCTGCGCTACGCCGGCCTCGCCTCCCCCCGCCTCTGCCACACTCTGGCCGCTGCCGCCTGGCTCGGTGGCCTCACCAACTCTGCCGCGCAAACCGCGCTGCTGGCCGCTCGGCCGCTGTGCGCGCCCGGTCGGGTGGACCACTTCATCTGCGAGCTGCCCGCGCTGCTCCAGCTGGCCTGCGACGGCGGCGGCCAGGACTCCACCGAGCGCCAGATGTTTGCTGCCCGCGTGTGCATCCTTCTGGTGCCGTCCGCCGTCATCCTGGCCTCTTATGGCGGCGTGGCCCGTGCTGTATGGGGCATGAGGACCAGAGGCAGCCGCAGGAAAGCGGTGGGCACCTGTGGGTCTCACCTGACAGCCGTCTGCCTGTTCTATGGTTCAGCCATCTACACCTACCTGCAACCCACGCACAACTACAACC CGGCGGGcaagttcatttctcttttctacaCTGTAGTCACACCCGCCCTCAACCCACTCATCTACACCCTCAGGAATAAGGAAGTGAAGGGGGCAGCGAGGAGGCTCCTGGGGGCTGTGGGGAGAGGACAAGATGCACAGTGA